The following proteins are encoded in a genomic region of Glycine soja cultivar W05 chromosome 17, ASM419377v2, whole genome shotgun sequence:
- the LOC114392281 gene encoding protein NRT1/ PTR FAMILY 2.11-like produces the protein MENNEKHVTENDPKIDYRGWKAMPFIIGNETFEKLGAIGTLANLLVYLTTVFNLKNITATNIINIFNGSTNFATFIGAFLSDTYFGRYKTIGFCTFTSFLGLLVIQLTAVFKNLHPPHCGKEMKTCKGPTAGQMAFLVSGFGLLLIGAAGVRPCNLAFGADQFNPNTDSGKKGINSFFNWYFFTFTFAQMVSLTLIVYVQSNVSWAIGLGIPAALMLISCVVYFMGSKIYVKVEPSGSPIAGIVQVFVVAVKKRSLKLPAEHPMLSLFNYVPPMSVNSKLPYTFQFRLLDKAAIVTPKDKIKPDGSAADPWNLCSIQQVEEAKCVVRVLPIWFAAIVYHLVIVQMHTLLVFQALQSDRRLGSSNFKIPGASFNVFLMLSMTLWLPIYDRIVVPFLCRITGKEGGITLLQRMGIGIFISALCMIVAGVVEEHRRSLALTNPIGVQPRKGAISSMSGLWLIPQLSLAGLSESFTAVGQVEFYYKQFPENMRSIAGSLFYCGMAGSSYLSTLLISIVHNTSEKSATGNWLPEDLNKGRLDFFYYMIAALEIMNLGYFLLCSKWYKYKEIGSSDLELNQVPKQSETSTIGV, from the exons ATGGAGAACAATGAGAAACATGTGACAGAGAATGATCCTAAGATTGACTACAGAGGATGGAAGGCCATGCCCTTTATCATAG GAAATGAAACTTTTGAGAAATTGGGAGCCATTGGCACCTTAGCCAATCTCTTAGTCTATCTCACTACTGTATTCAACCTGAAGAACATCACAGCCACAAATATAATCAACATCTTCAACGGCAGCACCAACTTTGCTACCTTCATAGGTGCCTTCTTATCAGACACCTACTTTGGCCGCTACAAGACAATAGGATTCTGCACATTCACTTCATTTCTG GGATTGCTAGTGATACAACTTACAGCAGTATTTAAGAATCTGCATCCACCTCACTGTGGAAAGGAGATGAAAACATGCAAAGGACCAACTGCAGGGCAAATGGCTTTTCTAGTGAGTGGATTTGGTTTGCTGCTGATTGGTGCTGCTGGAGTCAGACCATGTAACTTGGCTTTTGGAGCTGATCAATTCAATCCCAATACAGATTCAGGAAAAAAAGGGATCAACAGTTTCTTCAATTGGTATTTTTTTACCTTCACTTTTGCTCAGATGGTGTCTTTGACACTGATTGTGTATGTACAGTCAAATGTGAGCTGGGCAATAGGGTTGGGAATTCCTGCTGCTTTGATGCTCATATCTTGTGTGGTGTATTTCATGGGCTCCAAAATCTATGTCAAAGTTGAACCTAGTGGTAGTCCCATAGCTGGTATTGTGCAAGTTTTTGTggttgcagtaaaaaaaaggaGTCTAAAACTACCTGCAGAGCATCCAATGCTTTCCCTCTTCAACTACGTGCCGCCTATGAGTGTTAACTCTAAGCTTCCTTACACGTTTCAATTCAG GTTATTGGACAAAGCAGCCATTGTGAccccaaaagataaaataaaaccaGATGGATCTGCAGCAGATCCATGGAATCTTTGCAGCATACAGCAAGTGGAGGAGGCAAAATGTGTGGTGAGAGTATTGCCAATATGGTTTGCAGCCATAGTGTACCACTTAGTCATTGTCCAAATGCACACCCTTCTAGTGTTCCAAGCCCTTCAATCCGATAGGCGTCTTGGAAGCAGCAACTTCAAGATCCCTGGTGCATCCTTTAATGTGTTCTTGATGTTGAGCATGACCTTGTGGCTACCAATCTATGACAGAATAGTGGTCCCTTTTCTCTGTCGAATCACCGGAAAAGAGGGTGGCATCACACTCCTTCAGAGGATGGGAATTGGCATTTTTATCTCTGCATTGTGCATGATAGTAGCCGGTGTAGTTGAAGAGCATAGAAGAAGTTTGGCTCTGACAAATCCTATTGGAGTGCAACCAAGAAAAGGTGCTATTTCATCAATGTCAGGTCTATGGTTAATTCCTCAGTTAAGTCTAGCCGGTCTATCTGAATCTTTCACTGCTGTTGGACAAGTTGAATTTTACTATAAGCAATTCCCTGAGAACATGAGAAGCATTGCAGGGTCACTATTCTACTGTGGCATGGCAGGGTCTAGTTATTTGAGCACTCTTCTGATTTCAATTGTTCACAATACTAGTGAGAAATCTGCGACTGGGAATTGGTTACCAGAAGATCTTAATAAGGGGAGATTGGATTTCTTTTATTACATGATTGCTGCTCTAGAAATCATGAATTTGGGGTACTTTCTGTTGTGTTCAAAATGGTACAAGTATAAGGAAATTGGCAGCAGTGACCTTGAACTCAACCAAGTACCCAAACAATCTGAAACATCCACCATtggtgtttaa